A genomic stretch from Salarias fasciatus chromosome 18, fSalaFa1.1, whole genome shotgun sequence includes:
- the dspa gene encoding desmoplakin-A isoform X3 — MSMYGSTSKLATMGQRSNSRPDLSSFRSSNDVFVGGNGFQGEYAMGDGGGGGGGYTYTTFSRTSMHGGGMPPQKAHSVIGGGGGGGGGGGGMSAMAIQQKASVLTNQCQDFLQRAKMISQSGGPAVEAERMLMMSAETIEQLKVCGRELQLMRVPSEVFRNVEQLQHMHAGLQQQLMGTVTLRRNRSSVGSLDGGRVFNDAMGWISQQKRMIETAPWGDDTETIEKQLFNHNKYHSSISRSSEVDRARDELNGRGDKYNLSILDQEFDSLQKMSHQRTGQLRDLQTIIEEIFRAIMWVNEKEEEELVFDWGDKNIDQYIPRKQEAYSRLMRDLEEKEKDLNKLKVKADGLLNNNHPASDKIEAYMDTLQTQWSWLLQITKCIHVHLKENAAYSQFFKEANETYAKLQKQHETIRNKFTCDKNTPLESLSDLLKNLEKEKARIVENKRQVQSLVNKSKSIVRLKPRNPEEKSTSPVIVQALCDFKQDQKGIFKGNEGILKDNSQRSKWLVTGPGGLDMMIPSVCLLIPPPNPLSIGLANKNEQYYDAIMAIWNQLYINIKSLISWQYCVKDINYINSLTLSMLSNMRPEEYRSIMKRLETHYQEFLRTSQGSEMFGEDDRRTIQGHVDQAQNHYDTLIVQLPSYTTTTTVTETDITEKKSDSSTKTSKPQKTTVPKVTVPPPTSTLSLTLLSSLQEIRRRLELAESGLTRHLHLPLGENSLHECSVHIQNLQDVHQDLDSIHDEYLRLREKIIKQLEGIPPDSEQARFLRAELEIINQKLGGLQGLYSAYIQRLSALKGLLQSLMQAEDIIKVHEARLTEKETSSLDLREVENYRSVLKQMKSELELKRDLLTNMESELSKAVHWNGQISDSFHKCDIDLNKCSDMVNQLSDRWRRIQTQIDSRVWDLEKQEKQLLHYQKGSVSLDEWIDNARKRQDTLQAAKLGDIQTLMDHLNQQKALHTEIKGKKEKVEDVQKNADTCAGSIKDYEMQLAAYSSGLETLLNIPIKRTMLQSPASVVRQEATDLQTRYIELLTRSSDYYKFLGELLKNMEELKMRNTKIEMLEEELRRLKEELQDRGLKNRSLEDELGRYKLELSQFKDQLITVEEVKRTTAMQASAAKESLESTHGQLQDLNDQLTRIKYQLEEEKRKRRLAEERYNSQQEEYEAAVRRRQKELEELNWSKIDLEKVVKDKERELERLKLQLEEEAGRRRNAESDISKTSMMVHESQSQYNEIVMERDSLLSRLKLLEQEKSRYQRLEEELNRIKVTLDTELRNKQRLLDEKNSVLKEFNLIKSQYDIKDGQIRQCESERDRIDRERLSLKNEIERLMRELKTVDERYKSRLTVAEKEALELAHIRDSLEREIQRLKQRPSTLTRQTQTDEKVPTIDPSKLLFDGVRHKVTAHQLCDCGIISKSTLEDLLKGRKTVTEVSQDIQLHLKGTGVIAGMTSPGQGKMPFTEAKNRNLIKPESALMLLEAQAATGHIIDPTYYEKMPVDTACSRGIVDTEDRDTLVTAEAASTGFKDPYSGKVLSVGQACKLGRVSKDTALRLLQAQESVGGILDPALSVFLPKDLALDRKLIDEDLYWALNKKPACYLDPVSGEKISYQDLRKQSVAEPVSGLLLLRGPEKPLTFKGLRGEVTVDELIESELLDKTDLDKLNQGKITSKEIEDKLKSYLYGSTCIAGIYDEAKDRIMPFYQAMKSGLLMRGTTLELLEAQAASGFIVDPVNNVFLTVEEASKRGLIGNEFKAKLMSAEKAVTGYTDPSTGKVISLFQAIEKDLIEKGHGIRLLEAQIASGGIIDPKESHRIDVSVAYKRGYFDEEMNEILTYEGDDTKGFFDPNTKENLTYLQLKDRCITDSKTGLILLPLRDKSKPQTYSSESRTNVLRKRRVVIVDPDTGLEMSVREAYHKELIDYDTFLDLSEQECEWEEITITGSDGAARLVIVDRKTGTQYDIQDCIDRGVIDKKSFDQYRSGTVSLTQFADMITSHTNSSEMNIAASNVDDVMTCSSPTQAAPSSPTVRKRFNSISITVSPPEMFDDQSPVGAIFDTETLEKITINEGLRRGIVDTITAQRLLEAQACTGGIINPATGERLSLQDAVHQSVIDDNLASKLKPAQKAYVGFEDVKTKRKMSAAEAVKETWLPYEAGQRFLEFQYVTGGLVNPDNGRRIGIEEAIRRGWLDGKAAQKLQDPRNHQKNLTCPKTKLKISYKQAMDSCMVEESNGMKMLQASSVSSKGISSPYNVSNPGSRSGSRAGSRTGSRRGSVDYSTSTSTFSYSFSSSSGTY; from the exons ATGAGCATGTACGGGTCCACGTCCAAGCTGGCCACCATGGGTCAGAGGAGCAACTCCCGGCCGGATCTGTCGAGCTTCAGGAGCAGCAACGACGTGTTCGTCGGTGGGAACGGCTTCCAGGGGGAGTACGCGAtgggggacggcggcggcggtggcggcggatACACCTACACCACCTTCTCCCGGACCTCCATGCACGGCGGGGGGATGCCTCCGCAAAAGGCGCACAGTGTgatcggaggaggaggaggaggaggaggcggcggcggcggaatgAG CGCCATGGCCATCCAGCAGAAAGCGTCAGTCCTCACAAACCAGTGTCAGGATTTTCTGCAGAGAGCCAAAATGATTTCCCAGAGT ggcGGCCCGGCTGTGGAGGCTGAGCGGATGCTGATGATGAGCGCGGAGACCATCGAGCAGCTGAAGGTCTGcggcagagagctgcagctgatGCGCGTGCCCAGCGAGGTTTTCAGAAA CGtcgagcagctgcagcacatgcATGCCGGTCTCCAACAGCAACTCATGGGCACCGTGACCCTGAGGCGCAACAGGAGCAGCGTGGGCTCGCTGGACGGAGGGAGGGTCTTCAATGACGCCATGGGCTGGATCTCCCAGCAGAAG CGTATGATCGAGACGGCTCCGTGGGGCGACGACACCGAAACCATCGAGAAGCAGCTCTTCAACCACAACAAATACCACAGCTCCATCTCCAGGAGCTCGGAGGTGGACCGGGCCCGAGACGAGCTG AACGGCCGCGGCGACAAGTACAACCTGTCCATCCTGGACCAGGAGTTTGACAGCCTGCAG AAAATGTCCCACCAGCGCACGGGCCAGCTGAGGGACCTGCAGACCATCATCGAGGAGATCTTCAGAGCCATCATGTGGGTGAacgagaaggaggaggaggagctggtgttCGACTGGGGCGACAAAAACATCGACCAGTACATCCCCCGCAAGCAGGAGGCCTACTCT AGGCTGATGAgagacctggaggagaaggagaaagaccTGAACAAGCTGAAGGTGAAAGCAGACGGCCTCCTGAACAACAACCACCCCGCTTCAGACAAGATCGAG GCCTACATGGACACGTTGCAGACGCAGTGGAGCTGGCTCCTCCAGATCACCAAATGCATCCACGTGCATTTAAAGGAGAATGCCGCCTACAGCCAG TTCTTCAAGGAAGCCAACGAGACGTACGCCAAGCTGCAGAAGCAGCACGAAACCATCCGCAACAAATTCACCTGTGACAAAAACACTCCTCTGGAGAGCCTGAGCGACCTGCTGAAGAACCTGGAG AAAGAGAAAGCCCGTATCGTGGAGAACAAGAGGCAGGTGCAGAGCCTGGTCAACAAGTCAAAGTCCATCGTCAGGCTGAAGCCTCGTAACCCCGAGGAGAAGAGCACCAGCCCGGTCATAGTCCAGGCGTTATGTGACTTCAAACAAGACCAG AAAGGCATATTCAAAGGGAACGAGGGGATCCTGAAGGATAACTCTCAGCGCAGCAAGTGGCTGGTGACGggacctggaggtctggacaTGATGATCCCCTCGGTCTGTCTGCTCATCCCCCCTCCGAACCCGCTCAGCATCGGCCTCGCTAACAA GAACGAGCAGTATTACGACGCCATCATGGCCATCTGGAATCAGCTCTACATCAACATCAAGAGTCTCATCTCCTGGCAGTACTGCGTCAAAGACATCAACTACATCAACTCGCTCACCCTCAGCATG CTGTCCAACATGCGTCCTGAAGAGTACCGCAGCATCATGAAGAGGCTGGAGACTCACTATCAGGAGTTCCTGCGCACCAGTCAGGGCTCCGAGATGTTCGGGGAAGATGACAGGAGAACCATTCAGGGCCATGTAGACCAGGCCCAGAACCACTACGACACGCTGATCGTTCAGTTACCTTCTTACA CAACCACCACCACAGTGACTGAAACCGACATAACGGAAAAAAAGTCGGACTCCAGCACCAAGACGTCCAAACCCCAGAAGACCACTGTTCCCAAAGTCACAGTTCCACCGCCCACTTCCACCCTCAGCCTCACTCTGctcagcagcctgcaggagaTCCGGCGCAGGCTGGAGCTGGCCGAGTCCGGCCTCACCAGACACCTCCATCTGCCCCTGGGGGAAAACAGCCTGCACGAGTGCTCCGTGCACATCCAGAATCTGCAG GATGTGCACCAAGATCTGGACTCTATTCATGATGAGTACCTGCGTCTGAGAGAGAAGATCATCAAGCAGCTTGAGGGGATTCCTCCAGACTCCGAGCAAGCCAGGTTTCTCCGCGCTGAGCTGGAGATCATCAACCAGAAGCTGGGCGGTCTGCAGGGTCTCTACTCAGCCTACATTCAGAG gcTGTCGGCTCTTAAAGGCTTGCTCCAAAGCCTCATGCAGGCCGAGGACATCATCAAGGTCCACGAGGCCCGGCTGACCGAGAAAGAGACCAGCTCACTGGACCTGCGAGAAGTGGAAAATTACCGGAGCGTGCTCAAG CAAATGAAGAGCGAGCTGGAGCTGAAAAGAGACCTGCTGACAAACATGGAATCGGAGCTGTCCAAAGCCGTTCACTGGAATGGACAGATCTCGGACTCTTTCCACAAGTGCGACATTGATCTGAACAAGTGCTCAGACATGGTGAACCAGCTGTCTGACCGCTGGCGCCGCATCCAAACTCAGATCGACAGCAG AGTGTGGGACTTGGAGAAGCAGGAAAAGCAGCTGTTGCACTATCAGAAGGGCAGCGTTTCCCTGGATGAGTGGATAGACAATGCCAGGAAGCGCCAGGACACGCTTCAGGCGGCGAAGCTCGGTGACATCCAGACCCTCATGGACCACCTCAACCAACAGAAG GCTCTTCACACTGAAATCAAAGGGAAAAAGGAGAAAGTGGAGGATGTGcagaaaaatgcagacaccTGTGCCGGGTCCATAAAG GACTACGAGATGCAGCTGGCCGCCTACAGTTCAGGCCTGGAGACGCTGCTTAATATTCCCATCAAGAGAACGATGCTGCAGTCCCCTGCTTCTGTGGTCAGACAAGAG GCGACTGATCTGCAGACCCGCTACATCGAGCTTCTCACCCGCTCCAGCGACTACTATAAGTTTCTGGGGGAGTTGCTGAAGAACATGGAAGAGCTGAAG ATGAGAAACACTAAGATTGAGATGCTCGAAGAGGAACTGAGGCGTCTGAAGGAGGAACTGCAAGATCGCGGTCTCAAAAATAGGTCCCTGGAGGACGAACTGGGCCGCTACAAGCTGGAGCTCTCTCAGTTCAAAGACCAACTCATTACAGTCGAAGAAGTGAAGAGGACCACAGCAATGCAAGCCAGTGCTGCCAAGGAGAGCCTAGAAAGCACACACGGCCAGCTTCAAGACCTGAATGACCAACTGACCCGCATCAAATACCAGCTggaagaggaaaagaggaaaagaagacTGGCCGAGGAGCGCTACAACAGCCAGCAGGAAGAGTATGAGGCGGCCGTTCGCCGCAGACAGAAAGAACTGGAGGAGCTCAACTGGTCCAAGATTGACTTAGAGAAGGTCGTGAAGGACAAGGAGCGTGAGCTGGAGAGGCTGAAGTTACAGctagaggaggaggcggggcgtCGAAGAAATGCAGAGTCAGATATCTCAAAG ACGTCAATGATGGTGCACGAGTCCCAAAGTCAATACAATGAGATAGTGATGGAAAGAGATAGTTTGCTGTCCAGGCTCAAACTACTGGAGCAAGAGAAGAGTCGATACCAGCGACTGGAAGAGGAGCTCAATCGCATCAAGGTGACACTAGACACCGAGCTCCGCAACAAACAGCGCCTGCTCGATGAAAAAAATTCAGTCCTCAAGGAGTTCAACCTCATCAAGAGCCAGTACGACATCAAAGACGGACAGATCAGGCAGTGTGAGTCAGAAAGGGACAGGATTGACCGGGAGAGGCTTTCCTTGAAGAACGAGATTGAGAGGCTCATGAGGGAACTCAAGACAGTCGACGAGAGGTACAAGAGCCGTCTGACTGTGGCCGAGAAGGAGGCACTGGAGCTGGCTCACATCAGAGATTCACTGGAGAGGGAGATACAGAGGCTAAAGCAGAGACCCAGCACTCTCACTAGGCAAACTCAGACAGATGAGAAAGTCCCCACAATTGACCCGTCCAAACTCCTGTTTGATGGGGTACGCCACAAAGTGACAGCCCACCAGCTCTGTGACTGTGGGATCATCAGTAAATCTACACTGGAGGATCTTCTCAAGGGGAGAAAGACTGTGACCGAGGTCTCACAGGACATTCAGCTCCATCTGAAGGGTACCGGAGTTATTGCTGGAATGACTTCACCCGGCCAAGGTAAGATGCCCTTCACTGAAGCAAAGAACAGGAATCTCATCAAGCCAGAGAGCGCCCTCATGCTCCTTGAAGCTCAAGCAGCAACAGGTCACATAATTGACCCCACATACTATGAGAAGATGCCTGTGGACACTGCATGTTCCAGAGGAATTGTAGACACAgaagacagagacacactgGTGACAGCTGAAGCAGCTAGCACAGGCTTCAAAGATCCATACAGCGGCAAAGTGCTTTCTGTGGGTCAGGCTTGCAAACTCGGCCGCGTGAGCAAAGACACGGCCCTGCGTTTGCTGCAAGCTCAAGAATCTGTTGGAGGCATTTTGGATCCGGCTCTGAGTGTGTTCCTTCCTAAAGATCTGGCCTTGGACCGCAAGCTCATCGATGAGGATCTTTACTGGGCTCTGAACAAAAAACCTGCCTGCTACCTGGATCCAGTATCAGGAGAGAAGATAAGTTACCAAGACCTTCGCAAGCAGAGCGTAGCGGAGCCTGTGTCAGGTTTACTTTTGCTCCGTGGTCCAGAAAAGCCCCTGACATTTAAGGGTCTACGTGGAGAGGTCACTGTCGATGAACTCATtgagtctgagctgctggataAAACTGACCTGGACAAGCTGAACCAGGGCAAAATCACAAGCAAAGAAATTGAAGACAAACTGAAGTCCTATCTCTATGGATCCACCTGCATTGCAGGGATCTATGATGAGGCCAAAGACAGAATAATGCCTTTCTATCAGGCAATGAAGAGTGGTCTGCTCATGAGAGGGACCACCCTGGAGCTACTGGAAGCCCAAGCTGCTTCCGGCTTCATTGTGGACCCAGTCAACAATGTCTTCTTGACAGTGGAGGAAGCTTCAAAGAGAGGCCTGATAGGAAATGAGTTTAAGGCTAAGTTGATGTCTGCAGAGAAAGCAGTGACAGGATACACTGATCCTTCCACAGGAAAAGTAATCTCCCTCTTCCAGGCCATTGAGAAAGATCTTATTGAGAAAGGTCACGGGATCCGATTGCTTGAAGCCCAGATTGCCAGTGGAGGCATTATTGACCCCAAGGAGAGCCACCGTATTGACGTCTCCGTTGCCTATAAAAGGGGATATTTTGATGAGGAAATGAATGAGATCTTAACCTATGAAGGGGATGACACAAAAGGCTTCTTTGACCCCAATACAAAGGAGAACCTGACCTATCTGCAGCTGAAGGACAGGTGTATAACAGACAGCAAGACAGGCCTGATACTTCTGCCCCTGAGAGACAAGAGTAAGCCCCAGACCTATTCATCAGAGAGCCGCACCAACGTCCTCCGGAAGAGGCGGGTGGTGATTGTTGATCCAGACACTGGACTGGAGATGTCCGTAAGGGAGGCATATCACAAAGAGCTGATCGACTATGACACATTCCTTGACTTGTCGGAGCAGGAGTGCGAGTGGGAGGAGATCACAATTACGGGATCTGACGGCGCTGCACGATTGGTGATCGTGGATAGGAAAACTGGAACTCAGTATGACATTCAGGACTGCATTGATCGTGGGGTAATTGACAAGAAATCTTTCGATCAGTATCGCTCTGGAACAGTGTCCCTGACCCAGTTTGCTGACATGATCACCAGCCACACCAACAGCAGTGAGATGAACATTGCAGCCAGCAATGTTGATGACGTGATGACATGTAGTAGCCCCACCCAGGCAGCACCATCCTCTCCTACTGTCCGTAAACGCTTCAACAGCATCTCCATCACAGTCTCCCCCCCAGAGATGTTCGATGACCAGAGCCCTGTGGGGGCCATCTTTGACACAGAAACTTTGGAGAAGATAACCATTAATGAAGGGCTCAGAAGAGGCATCGTTGACACCATCACAGCACAAAGGCTGCTGGAGGCCCAGGCATGCACTGGTGGGATCATCAACCCAGCCACTGGCGAGAGGTTGTCACTGCAGGACGCTGTCCATCAAAGCGTCATTGACGACAACCTAGCCAGCAAGCTGAAACCCGCCCAGAAAGCTTATGTTGGTTTTGAGGATGTGAAGACGAAGAGGAAGATGTCTGCCGCAGAGGCAGTGAAGGAGACGTGGCTACCTTATGAGGCCGGTCAGAGATTTTTGGAATTTCAGTACGTTACAGGAGGCCTGGTGAACCCCGACAACGGCCGCCGCATCGGCATTGAAGAGGCGATCCGCAGAGGCTGGCTGGACGGCAAAGCGGCCCAAAAGCTCCAGGATCCCCGTAACCACCAGAAGAACCTGACGTGTCCCAAGACCAAACTGAAGATCTCCTACAAACAGGCCATGGACAGCTGCATGGTGGAGGAGAGCAACGGCATGAAGATGCTACAGGCCTCCTCCGTTTCCTCCAAAGGAATCAGCAGTCCTTACAACGTCTCCAACCCGGGCTCGCGCTCTGGATCCAGGGCCGGATCCAGGACCGGATCTCGCAGAGGCAGTGTAGAttactccacctccacctccaccttcagctacagcttctcctccagcagtggCACCTATTAG